One genomic window of Geodermatophilus sp. DSM 44513 includes the following:
- a CDS encoding AMP-binding protein has protein sequence MQQRVEELVDQYSAADLAVAEALCDRHPADRVAVTVVRAGTTSQDLSYGELRRRSEQLAGGLARLGVRAGTRVATLLPKGVELPITLLAMWRLGAVHVPLFTAFGAQAIALRLAASGAELVVCDSQQRPKLDAGPDMPADPPWRIVVLGADAREGDIPFDGVASGPARAAAPHAQGPEGPVIQFYTSGTTGNPKGVVVPARALAGIHAYYEFGLDVRADDVYWNAADPGWAYGLFYAVVAPLAAGRRTILLDGPFAPELFLRVLRDLGVSNLAAAPTAFRAVRSSGLPIPDRLVLRAVSSAGEPLTPDIIEWSTSVLGVPVHDHFGQTEVGMVVANSHHPELRAPLRPASMGRALPGFTAVVLDPDADVPAAVGTVGRVALDVPASPLFCFTGYHQDAELTAQRYAGDGRYYLTGDSGHMDADGFLFFTGRDDDVILSAGYRIGPFDVESVLCTHQAVAECAVVGLPDQLRGEVVTAFVVLRQDTEPSEALADELQTMVRTRYAAHAYPRRIDFVPALPKTPSGKVQRFLLRQHAR, from the coding sequence GTGCAGCAGCGCGTCGAGGAGTTGGTGGACCAGTACTCGGCCGCCGACCTCGCCGTCGCCGAAGCCCTGTGCGACCGCCATCCCGCCGACCGCGTGGCCGTCACCGTCGTCCGTGCCGGCACGACCTCCCAGGACCTCAGCTACGGCGAGCTGCGCCGCCGGTCGGAGCAGCTCGCGGGCGGCCTGGCACGGCTCGGTGTCCGCGCCGGCACCCGGGTCGCCACACTGCTCCCCAAGGGCGTCGAGCTGCCGATCACGCTGCTGGCGATGTGGCGGCTCGGTGCGGTGCACGTGCCGCTGTTCACCGCGTTCGGCGCGCAGGCCATCGCGCTGCGCCTGGCGGCATCCGGCGCGGAGCTGGTGGTCTGCGACAGCCAGCAGCGTCCCAAGCTCGATGCGGGACCGGACATGCCCGCCGACCCGCCGTGGCGGATCGTCGTCCTCGGCGCGGATGCCCGCGAGGGCGACATCCCCTTCGACGGTGTCGCGAGCGGGCCGGCGCGGGCCGCTGCCCCGCACGCCCAGGGGCCGGAGGGGCCCGTCATCCAGTTCTACACGTCGGGGACGACCGGCAACCCCAAGGGCGTCGTGGTGCCCGCCCGGGCACTGGCCGGGATCCATGCCTACTACGAGTTCGGCCTCGACGTCCGTGCCGATGACGTCTACTGGAACGCGGCCGACCCCGGCTGGGCCTACGGCCTCTTCTACGCCGTCGTCGCGCCGCTGGCCGCCGGCCGACGCACCATCCTGCTCGACGGCCCCTTCGCCCCGGAGCTCTTCCTCCGGGTCCTCCGTGACCTGGGGGTCAGCAACCTCGCCGCGGCACCCACCGCCTTCCGGGCCGTGCGGAGCTCCGGACTTCCCATACCGGATCGTCTCGTCCTCCGAGCCGTCTCCAGCGCCGGAGAACCACTCACCCCCGACATCATCGAGTGGTCGACCAGCGTCCTGGGGGTGCCGGTGCACGACCACTTCGGGCAGACCGAGGTCGGCATGGTGGTGGCCAACAGCCACCACCCCGAACTGCGCGCCCCACTGCGTCCCGCTTCCATGGGACGCGCCCTGCCCGGGTTCACAGCGGTCGTCCTCGACCCGGACGCGGACGTCCCCGCTGCCGTGGGCACGGTCGGCAGGGTCGCCCTGGACGTACCGGCGAGCCCGCTGTTCTGCTTCACCGGCTACCACCAGGACGCCGAACTGACCGCGCAGCGCTACGCCGGCGACGGCCGTTACTACCTCACCGGCGACAGCGGTCACATGGACGCCGACGGCTTCCTCTTCTTCACGGGCCGCGACGACGACGTGATCCTCTCGGCCGGCTACCGCATCGGTCCCTTCGACGTCGAATCCGTCCTCTGCACGCACCAGGCCGTCGCCGAGTGTGCCGTCGTCGGCCTCCCGGACCAGCTGCGCGGCGAGGTCGTGACCGCGTTCGTCGTCCTCCGGCAGGACACGGAGCCCAGCGAGGCACTGGCCGATGAACTGCAGACGATGGTCCGCACCCGCTACGCCGCGCACGCCTACCCCCGCCGCATCGACTTCGTCCCCGCTCTGCCCAAGACGCCCAGCGGGAAGGTCCAACGGTTCCTCCTGCGGCAGCACGCTCGCTAG
- a CDS encoding AraC family transcriptional regulator: protein MSRTLGGALPSGLGRSCGPGGDSIRFGPGARGFERAEVHLSSLTFRPHRHDTYAIGVTTAGVQTFGYRGSRRICLPGEVHVLHPDEEHDGAAGTDDGFGYRILYVAPEALRGALGGRPLPFVADPVVRDSRATRPLAALVSDVDEPVSGLHAAELAVVVADVLTRLGPGPRRPRPAIDERAVESVREYLTAHAAEQTSASTLEAMTGLDRWSLARQFRLAFGTSPDRYRTLRRLGLARAALEAGHPVAHAAVEAGFADQSHLTRQFTRAYGVTPSRWQALRASPLRRVSSGRDQAGTADRRRSPPRCPGPCGGSRPTPQADRSPGPGAGAFFGRSPR from the coding sequence ATGTCCCGGACGCTAGGAGGCGCCCTCCCCAGCGGTCTTGGACGATCGTGCGGCCCGGGCGGGGACTCCATCCGCTTCGGGCCGGGCGCCCGGGGGTTCGAGCGGGCCGAGGTGCACCTGTCGTCGCTGACCTTCCGGCCCCACCGGCACGACACCTACGCGATCGGGGTCACGACGGCGGGTGTGCAGACCTTCGGCTACCGCGGCTCGCGCCGCATCTGTCTGCCCGGGGAGGTGCACGTGCTGCACCCGGACGAGGAGCACGACGGAGCCGCCGGGACGGACGACGGCTTCGGCTACCGGATCCTGTACGTCGCACCGGAGGCCCTGCGCGGTGCGCTGGGCGGCCGACCGCTGCCCTTCGTGGCCGACCCTGTCGTACGGGACTCGCGGGCGACACGACCGCTGGCTGCCCTCGTGTCCGACGTCGACGAGCCGGTCAGCGGCCTGCATGCCGCGGAGCTGGCCGTCGTCGTCGCCGACGTCCTCACCAGGCTGGGCCCCGGGCCGCGCCGGCCGCGGCCCGCGATCGACGAGCGGGCGGTCGAGAGCGTGCGCGAGTACCTGACCGCCCACGCCGCGGAGCAGACGAGCGCATCCACGCTGGAAGCCATGACCGGACTGGACCGCTGGTCGCTGGCCCGCCAGTTCCGGCTCGCCTTCGGGACCAGTCCCGACCGGTATCGCACGCTGCGGCGGCTCGGACTGGCCCGCGCCGCCCTGGAGGCCGGCCACCCGGTCGCGCACGCCGCTGTCGAGGCCGGCTTCGCCGACCAGAGCCACCTGACGCGCCAGTTCACTCGCGCCTACGGCGTGACGCCATCCCGCTGGCAGGCACTGCGCGCCTCACCGCTGCGGCGGGTCAGCTCCGGTCGCGATCAGGCCGGAACGGCCGACCGTCGACGATCGCCTCCTCGTTGCCCAGGACCGTGCGGCGGGAGCCGACCCACTCCACAAGCGGATCGGTCACCAGGACCTGGCGCAGGGGCCTTCTTCGGCCGGTCGCCCCGGTAG
- a CDS encoding LysE family transporter, protein MPESLAEQAAAGGSIGSLLLASLAVMGSPGPTTMSLVATGSAFGMRRCLPYLTGVVLGTTAVLVAVATGLTAALLAVPAIGSVLTVGAVVYILWLAFHIATAAPLSEQPAAASLPSLTGGVFLGLANPKAWLAIAAVFASARSTPDAGADAAAKLLLLTAMIVAIHLGWLLIGASITPVLRGGRWSRVINVTLAAALVVATVLAVLP, encoded by the coding sequence ATGCCTGAGTCGCTCGCCGAGCAGGCCGCCGCCGGAGGGTCGATCGGGTCGCTGCTGCTCGCCTCGCTGGCGGTGATGGGCAGTCCTGGCCCCACCACGATGAGCCTGGTCGCCACCGGGTCTGCGTTCGGCATGCGCCGGTGCCTGCCTTACCTGACCGGCGTCGTCCTCGGGACGACCGCTGTGCTGGTCGCCGTGGCGACCGGCCTGACTGCAGCGCTGCTGGCGGTGCCCGCGATCGGCTCGGTCCTGACCGTGGGGGCGGTCGTCTACATCCTCTGGCTGGCCTTCCACATCGCCACCGCCGCGCCGCTGTCCGAGCAGCCGGCCGCCGCCAGCCTCCCGTCCTTGACCGGCGGGGTGTTCCTCGGGCTCGCCAACCCCAAGGCCTGGCTCGCCATCGCGGCGGTCTTCGCCAGTGCCCGATCGACACCGGATGCCGGCGCGGACGCGGCCGCGAAGCTCCTCCTCCTGACCGCGATGATCGTCGCCATCCATCTCGGCTGGCTGCTGATCGGCGCCTCGATCACGCCCGTCCTCCGCGGCGGCCGGTGGTCCCGAGTGATCAACGTGACGCTCGCGGCCGCCCTGGTCGTCGCGACGGTCCTCGCTGTGCTGCCGTGA
- a CDS encoding DUF1349 domain-containing protein encodes MPGRRPEDRVAPPAAARWGPWAEGSWHNQPPDAHLDGDDLLVTAAQGSDLWRTTSYGFVRDSGHALLAPFPDATAVEVRFLLDYDQQFDQAGVLVRADERSWTKAGVEVSDGVPQIGAVVTRGESDWSVAPVPHWTGREVTVRASRRGNALTVRARVEAEPWQLVRVAPLPVDGALQAGPYCCAPTRAGLMVRFHSVTHNPADRSLHTG; translated from the coding sequence ATGCCCGGTCGAAGGCCTGAGGACCGGGTAGCGCCGCCTGCCGCCGCGCGGTGGGGGCCGTGGGCGGAGGGCAGCTGGCACAACCAACCGCCGGACGCTCACCTGGACGGCGACGACCTGCTCGTCACCGCCGCGCAGGGCAGCGACCTGTGGCGGACGACGTCCTACGGCTTCGTCCGTGACTCCGGACATGCGCTGCTCGCGCCCTTCCCGGACGCCACGGCCGTGGAAGTGCGTTTCCTGCTCGACTACGACCAGCAGTTCGACCAAGCGGGCGTGCTCGTGCGGGCCGACGAGCGGAGCTGGACCAAGGCTGGAGTAGAAGTCAGCGACGGCGTGCCCCAGATCGGCGCCGTCGTCACCCGCGGCGAGTCGGACTGGTCGGTGGCCCCGGTGCCGCACTGGACCGGGCGCGAGGTCACCGTGCGCGCCAGCAGACGGGGCAACGCACTGACCGTGCGGGCCCGCGTCGAGGCCGAGCCGTGGCAACTCGTCCGCGTCGCTCCGCTGCCCGTAGACGGAGCGCTGCAGGCCGGTCCCTATTGCTGCGCGCCCACCCGGGCCGGCCTGATGGTGCGCTTCCACTCGGTCACGCACAACCCGGCGGATCGATCTCTGCACACGGGATGA
- a CDS encoding SDR family oxidoreductase has protein sequence MALVTGASRGLGAQIARRLAADGFAVAVNYATSADAADAVVADIRAAGGIAEAFGTDVTEEAPVVALLADVRQRLGPVAALVLNATGPQPTVPVAELTRKAVTAQLDYFVKSPVLLVRHALPDLMRARSPRVVHIGSDVVERFPHGNAAYVTAKTAQLGLARAQARELAAHGITVNTVAPGWVPVERHADGDPQLLEGYRRSVPLGRTGTPHDVAAAVSYLVSDAAAFVTGARLPVNGGSTLG, from the coding sequence GTGGCCCTGGTGACTGGGGCGTCCCGCGGCCTGGGCGCGCAGATCGCCCGGCGCCTTGCCGCCGACGGCTTCGCCGTCGCGGTCAACTACGCCACCTCTGCCGACGCCGCGGATGCCGTGGTGGCCGACATCCGCGCCGCAGGAGGGATCGCGGAAGCCTTCGGCACCGACGTCACCGAGGAGGCGCCGGTCGTCGCCTTGCTCGCCGATGTCCGCCAGCGCCTAGGGCCGGTGGCCGCGCTGGTCCTCAACGCCACCGGGCCTCAGCCGACCGTCCCGGTCGCCGAGCTGACCCGGAAGGCAGTGACCGCGCAGTTGGACTACTTCGTCAAGAGCCCCGTCCTGCTGGTACGCCATGCCCTGCCGGATCTGATGAGGGCTCGCTCGCCGCGGGTGGTGCACATCGGCTCCGACGTCGTCGAGCGCTTCCCCCACGGCAACGCCGCCTACGTGACAGCCAAGACGGCGCAGCTCGGCCTGGCCCGCGCGCAGGCCCGTGAGCTGGCCGCCCATGGCATCACGGTGAACACCGTGGCTCCCGGTTGGGTTCCGGTGGAACGGCACGCCGATGGTGACCCGCAGCTGTTGGAGGGGTACCGACGATCCGTTCCGCTGGGGCGGACGGGAACGCCGCATGACGTCGCGGCGGCGGTGTCCTACCTCGTCTCGGACGCCGCCGCCTTCGTCACCGGCGCACGGCTGCCCGTCAACGGCGGGAGCACCCTGGGGTGA
- a CDS encoding serine hydrolase, translated as MTTVPPRVLAFDPDRLRRVREALESDIARELYDGAAVAVGRAGDLTALEVVGFADRAAGTPLTEDQLLVPFSISKQFFNTVVLSYVERGLLNLLQPVHEVLPGFEARGKHRVALWHLLTHTSGILSGLAPLPPEDLIYYEKWTEYAAAAAPEAEPGTRVIYSLLAAQAVMGSMLVAVDPEGRGLSRILAEELLEPVGMTSTSFGPPQNGRPVAPVVPRYRRPAGLFQPQEVQGVGALLAMEGAEIPGAGCITTIGDVFRFADMLRAGGIADGHRVLSPAMLELATRNWTGDLPNSLFTYALSSRHWAAWPGSVGLGFFVRGEGLTPGPLPNLGSPRTFGGWGSGTSLFWVDPQRDVAFALLTTGALEDSDHVVRSQRISDMVLAALR; from the coding sequence GTGACCACGGTGCCACCCCGAGTGCTCGCTTTCGATCCGGACCGTCTGCGCCGCGTCCGCGAGGCCCTCGAGTCCGACATAGCCCGGGAGCTCTACGACGGGGCGGCGGTCGCCGTCGGGCGAGCCGGGGACCTCACTGCACTGGAGGTCGTCGGCTTCGCCGATCGGGCAGCAGGGACTCCGCTCACCGAGGACCAGCTGCTGGTGCCCTTCTCGATCAGCAAGCAGTTCTTCAACACCGTCGTCCTCAGCTATGTAGAACGCGGCCTGCTCAACCTGCTCCAACCCGTCCACGAGGTCCTGCCCGGCTTCGAGGCCAGGGGGAAGCACCGAGTCGCGCTCTGGCACCTGTTGACCCACACGTCGGGGATCCTGTCCGGCCTGGCACCCCTGCCGCCGGAGGACCTCATCTACTACGAGAAGTGGACGGAGTACGCCGCGGCCGCCGCGCCGGAGGCCGAGCCGGGGACCCGGGTCATCTACTCGCTGCTGGCCGCTCAGGCGGTCATGGGCTCGATGCTGGTCGCCGTCGATCCCGAGGGTCGAGGGCTCTCCCGCATCCTCGCCGAGGAACTCCTCGAGCCGGTCGGCATGACCTCCACCAGCTTCGGGCCGCCGCAGAACGGCCGCCCGGTGGCCCCCGTGGTGCCCCGGTATCGCCGGCCCGCCGGCCTGTTCCAGCCCCAGGAGGTGCAGGGGGTGGGTGCCCTGCTCGCGATGGAGGGCGCCGAGATCCCGGGTGCCGGCTGCATCACCACGATCGGGGACGTCTTCCGGTTCGCCGACATGCTGCGCGCCGGCGGCATCGCTGACGGGCACCGGGTGCTGTCCCCGGCGATGCTCGAGCTGGCGACCCGGAACTGGACCGGCGACCTGCCCAACTCACTGTTCACCTACGCGCTGTCGAGCAGGCACTGGGCCGCGTGGCCCGGCAGTGTGGGCCTGGGCTTCTTCGTCCGCGGCGAGGGGTTGACCCCGGGGCCGCTGCCGAACCTGGGCAGCCCGCGCACCTTCGGCGGGTGGGGATCGGGGACCAGCCTGTTCTGGGTCGACCCCCAGCGGGACGTCGCGTTCGCACTGCTCACCACCGGCGCGCTGGAGGACTCCGACCACGTCGTGCGCTCCCAGCGGATCTCGGACATGGTCCTGGCGGCCCTGCGGTGA
- a CDS encoding AraC family transcriptional regulator gives MLDPASPRHPASVRDLLEVARIPDDVSLRGTRITRELLADPLSEIATRDEVRVIDNVVAAVPDRTDIGLDSGARCRLDAFGMTGLLMLYGENLAQAFASSIRYQDLCYPLPRSAHQRVGSTVVITLDPSDYPRHLHAYLIDHQLAAIDAIITQLRGRGMRARSVELVQPRPPHAERHTALFGVRPVFGAPLDRIVVDARELDDPFPQANPAVVAQLDANCRTVLQRRRARVGATGMVRHRLERANGPIPTLEMVAADVAMSPRTLRRALAAEGSSFRSLDIEVRLARATHLLETTALSVEAVGRDLGYATASAFVHAFTRWAGQSPGAHRRAHVARTSR, from the coding sequence ATGCTCGACCCGGCGTCGCCCCGGCACCCGGCGAGCGTGCGCGACCTGCTCGAGGTCGCCCGGATCCCCGATGACGTGAGCCTGCGGGGAACGAGGATCACCCGTGAGCTGCTGGCCGACCCGCTCAGCGAGATCGCCACCCGCGACGAGGTGCGCGTGATCGACAACGTCGTGGCCGCCGTGCCGGATCGCACCGACATCGGGCTGGACTCCGGCGCCCGCTGTCGGCTCGACGCCTTCGGGATGACGGGCCTGCTGATGCTCTACGGGGAGAACCTCGCCCAGGCCTTCGCGTCGTCCATCCGGTACCAGGACCTGTGCTACCCGCTGCCTCGCTCGGCCCACCAACGGGTCGGGTCGACCGTGGTGATCACGCTGGACCCGAGCGACTACCCGCGCCACCTGCACGCCTACCTGATCGATCACCAACTCGCGGCGATCGACGCGATCATCACCCAGCTACGCGGGCGGGGGATGCGGGCCAGGAGCGTGGAGCTCGTCCAACCGCGCCCTCCGCACGCGGAGCGCCACACCGCACTCTTCGGCGTTCGCCCGGTCTTCGGTGCCCCCCTGGATCGCATCGTGGTCGACGCGCGGGAGCTCGACGACCCGTTCCCCCAGGCCAACCCGGCCGTGGTCGCGCAGTTGGACGCGAACTGCCGCACCGTCCTCCAGCGCCGCCGCGCACGCGTCGGGGCGACGGGGATGGTGCGCCACCGCCTCGAGCGGGCCAACGGACCCATCCCCACCCTCGAGATGGTCGCGGCCGACGTGGCCATGTCTCCCCGCACCCTGCGCCGCGCGCTCGCGGCCGAGGGCTCCTCGTTCCGCAGTCTCGACATCGAGGTCCGCCTCGCCCGCGCCACCCACCTGCTGGAGACCACGGCGCTGTCGGTGGAAGCCGTCGGCCGCGACCTCGGCTACGCGACGGCCTCCGCGTTCGTCCACGCCTTCACGCGCTGGGCGGGACAGTCCCCCGGGGCCCACCGGCGAGCACACGTCGCCCGGACCAGCCGCTGA